The following are encoded together in the Vanrija pseudolonga chromosome 7, complete sequence genome:
- the ZK632.10_2 gene encoding UPF0057 membrane protein: MADSTFRNFLLVIIALFIPPIPVYMKVGCTAHLLLNILLWFLGWIPGVIHAIYIIASRP; encoded by the exons ATGGCCG ACTCGACGTTCCGCAACTTCCTCCTGGTCATCATCGCCCTCTTCATCCCTCCAATCCCGGT GTACATGAAGGTCGG CTGCACCGCCCACCTCCTGCTCAACATCCTC CTCTGGTTCCTCGGCTGGATCCCCGGTGTC ATTCACGCCATCTACATCATTGCCAGCCGGCCAtag